From Trichomycterus rosablanca isolate fTriRos1 chromosome 18, fTriRos1.hap1, whole genome shotgun sequence, the proteins below share one genomic window:
- the plekhb1 gene encoding pleckstrin homology domain-containing family B member 1, translating to MALLKSGWLWRQSSLLRRWKLNWCDLWIDGSLMFYKTDSRKDYETRVSVKSTCVNVKSGLECIGVSPPDSHPRENLLVLYLKDGSTVLLCANSEDETLAWKLTIMEAKQNPVFTYNPYDDTYQSVTVDGHNAVYVAPGSSTGGVQHIWVHREPCYNGVGEQIALGLLAGMAMGTALRSLLWMPFWYC from the exons ATGGCTCTGCTAAAATCTGGCTGGCTTTGGAGGCAGT CATCCTTGCTCAGGCGCTGGAAGCTGAATTGGTGTGATCTTTGGATAGATGGCAGTCTGATGTTCTATAAGACAGATTCGAGAAAAGACTATGAGACCAGAGTGAGCGTGAAGAGCACTTGTGTGAATGTAAAGTCCGGCCTGGAGTGCATAG GTGTGTCCCCACCTGACAGCCACCCCAGAGAGAATCTTTTAGTCTTGTACCTGAAGGACGGCTCCACTGTACTTCTGTGTGCCAACAGTGAGGATGAGACACT GGCTTGGAAGCTCACAATTATGGAAGCTAAACAAAATCCT GTCTTTACTTATAATCCATACGATGACACCTACCAATCTGTTACTGTAGATGGACACAATGCTGTCTATGTTGCGCCAGGCAGCAGCACTGGag GTGTACAGCATATCTGGGTGCACAGGGAGCCCTGCTATAATGGGGTTGGTGAGCAGATAGCTCTGGGTCTGTTGGCTGGCATGGCGATGGGCACTGCTCTACGCTCTCTTCTCTGGATGCCTTTTTGGTACTGCTGA